In the genome of Rhizobium etli 8C-3, one region contains:
- the glgX gene encoding glycogen debranching protein GlgX, whose protein sequence is MRADNRAKKGGAILFETGVEFSVWSQHAAQIQLCLFDETGNKELARLPMAREHGHVHSLFVDGLKEGACYGFRADGIYDPENGLWFDPSKLLVDPYAKQLDRPFRHDLRLGIFGEDTHSLMPKAMVTRDTTVTLEKPLFKPGGFIYEVAVKPFTMLHPDVPETQRGTVAALAHPSVIAHLKRIGVDAVELMPITAWIDERHLPPLGLANGWGYNPVAFMALDPRLVPGGMAELRDTAAKLRAEGIGVILDLVFNHTGESDRHGTTLSLRGLDNLSFYRHLPGRPGELVNDTGTGNTVACDHPYVRQLIIDSLRHFVLGAGVDGFRFDLAPVLGRTANGFEAKGATLSAILGDDVLAERIMIAEPWDIGPGGYQLGNFTAPFLEWNDRVRDDIRCYWRGDDWKTGALATALAGSSDIFLRNGGTATRSVNFLAAHDGFTLKDLVSYSHKHNEANGEENRDGHNENHSWNNGIEGDTDDCDIIKKRRCDLKALISTLFASRGSIMLTAGDEGGRTQRGNNNAYCQDNEITWVDWRALDEELITHTAFVAALRKRFSVFSESGFFDGNGDVEWISSSGQPMSVGEWEAANLSALGMLLKTGDRDIRRQVRLAVFFNRSNNAMDFVLPPPDTAEWRLLSAPGNFEKLGPVVTVRPRSVVFCLGN, encoded by the coding sequence ATGCGGGCGGACAACAGGGCAAAAAAAGGGGGCGCAATCCTTTTTGAAACCGGCGTCGAATTTTCCGTCTGGTCGCAGCATGCCGCGCAAATCCAGCTCTGCCTCTTCGATGAAACCGGCAACAAGGAACTCGCGCGCTTGCCGATGGCGCGCGAACACGGCCATGTGCACAGCCTTTTCGTCGACGGCCTGAAGGAAGGCGCCTGTTACGGCTTTCGGGCCGACGGCATCTATGATCCGGAAAACGGTCTCTGGTTCGATCCGTCCAAGCTTCTGGTCGACCCGTATGCCAAACAGCTCGACCGGCCCTTTCGCCATGATCTCCGTCTCGGCATCTTCGGCGAAGACACGCACAGCCTGATGCCGAAGGCGATGGTGACCCGCGATACGACAGTGACGCTGGAAAAACCGCTCTTCAAGCCGGGCGGCTTTATCTATGAAGTCGCCGTCAAACCCTTCACGATGCTCCACCCCGACGTTCCCGAGACGCAGCGCGGAACCGTCGCCGCACTTGCCCATCCCTCAGTGATCGCTCATCTCAAGCGCATTGGTGTCGATGCCGTCGAGCTGATGCCGATCACCGCTTGGATCGACGAGCGCCATTTGCCGCCGCTCGGACTGGCAAACGGGTGGGGCTACAATCCCGTTGCCTTCATGGCGCTCGATCCGCGCCTCGTACCGGGCGGCATGGCCGAACTGCGCGATACGGCTGCCAAGCTTCGGGCCGAAGGCATCGGCGTCATTCTTGACCTCGTCTTCAATCATACCGGCGAGAGCGACCGTCACGGCACGACGCTGTCGCTGCGCGGCCTCGACAATCTTTCCTTCTACCGGCATCTGCCCGGCCGTCCGGGCGAGCTTGTCAACGACACCGGGACTGGCAATACCGTCGCCTGCGATCATCCCTATGTCCGCCAGCTCATCATCGACAGCCTGCGACATTTCGTCCTGGGCGCCGGCGTCGACGGTTTCCGTTTCGATCTGGCGCCTGTTCTCGGCCGCACGGCAAACGGCTTCGAGGCAAAGGGAGCGACGCTGTCGGCGATACTCGGCGATGACGTGCTCGCCGAGCGCATCATGATCGCCGAGCCTTGGGATATCGGTCCGGGCGGCTATCAGCTTGGCAATTTTACAGCTCCCTTCCTGGAATGGAACGACCGCGTTCGCGACGATATCCGATGCTATTGGCGCGGCGACGACTGGAAGACCGGGGCGCTTGCAACAGCACTGGCCGGCTCCTCCGACATTTTCTTGCGAAACGGCGGAACGGCGACGCGCAGCGTCAATTTCCTCGCTGCCCATGACGGTTTCACGCTGAAGGATCTCGTTTCCTACAGTCATAAGCACAACGAAGCTAATGGCGAGGAAAACCGCGATGGCCACAACGAGAACCATTCGTGGAACAATGGCATCGAGGGCGATACGGACGATTGCGATATCATCAAAAAGCGCCGTTGCGATCTGAAGGCGCTGATCTCGACGCTCTTTGCCAGCCGCGGCAGCATCATGCTGACGGCGGGAGATGAAGGCGGACGAACACAGCGCGGCAACAACAACGCCTATTGCCAGGACAACGAAATCACCTGGGTCGACTGGAGGGCGCTGGATGAAGAATTGATTACCCACACCGCCTTCGTGGCAGCATTGCGAAAGCGCTTCTCCGTCTTCTCCGAATCCGGCTTCTTCGACGGTAACGGCGATGTCGAATGGATATCGTCCTCGGGCCAACCGATGAGCGTTGGCGAGTGGGAGGCTGCGAACTTGTCCGCGCTCGGCATGCTGCTTAAAACAGGCGACCGCGATATCCGCAGACAAGTGCGTCTGGCCGTGTTTTTCAATCGATCGAACAATGCGATGGACTTCGTCCTGCCGCCCCCGGACACTGCCGAGTGGCGGCTGTTGAGCGCGCCCGGCAACTTTGAAAAGCTTGGCCCGGTCGTGACGGTTCGGCCGCGCTCGGTCGTCTTTTGCCTCGGCAATTGA
- a CDS encoding alpha-D-glucose phosphate-specific phosphoglucomutase, translating into MNKSVSTTPYQDQKPGTSGLRKKVPVFQQPNYAENFIQSIFDSLEGYQGKCLVIGGDGRYYNREVIQKAIKMAAANGFGKVMVGKGGILSTPAASHIIRKYKAFGGIILSASHNPGGPTEDFGIKYNVNNGGPAPEKITDAIYARTRVIDSYKIADFPDVNLDRIGKEELPGGMMLSVIDSVEDYTALMEELFDFGAIRNLISLGFRIAFDAMSAVTGPYAKEIFENRLGAPLGSVRNFMPLPDFGGHHPDPNPVHCKELYDEMMGADAPDFGAASDGDGDRNLIIGRGIFVTPSDSLAILAANANLAPGYSGGLAGIARSMPTSGAADRVAEKRGIGMYETPTGWKFFGNLLDAGMATICGEESAGTGSSHVREKDGLWAVLLWLNILAVRGESVQDVVTQHWQTYGRNYYSRHDYEGVDTEAANGLIDNLRSQLADLPGKTFGGLTVEKADDFAYHDPVDKSVSEHQGIRILFSGGSRVVFRLSGTGTSGATLRVYLERYEPDSTRHNIETQEALADLVAAAESVADIAKRTGRDEPSVIT; encoded by the coding sequence ATGAACAAATCTGTATCCACAACGCCCTACCAGGACCAGAAACCCGGCACTTCGGGTCTCAGGAAGAAGGTCCCGGTCTTCCAGCAGCCGAACTATGCTGAGAACTTCATCCAATCGATTTTCGATTCGCTTGAAGGTTATCAGGGCAAGTGCCTCGTCATTGGCGGCGACGGACGCTACTACAACCGTGAGGTCATCCAGAAGGCGATCAAGATGGCCGCCGCCAACGGCTTCGGAAAAGTCATGGTTGGCAAAGGCGGCATTCTTTCGACGCCGGCTGCCTCGCACATCATTCGTAAATACAAGGCTTTCGGCGGCATCATCCTTTCCGCCAGCCACAATCCCGGCGGCCCGACTGAAGATTTCGGCATCAAGTACAACGTCAACAACGGCGGGCCTGCGCCGGAAAAGATCACCGACGCGATCTATGCGCGCACCAGGGTGATCGACAGCTACAAGATAGCCGATTTCCCGGACGTGAACCTCGATCGCATCGGCAAGGAAGAACTGCCCGGCGGCATGATGCTTTCGGTCATCGATTCTGTCGAGGACTATACCGCGCTGATGGAGGAGCTCTTCGATTTCGGCGCGATCCGCAACCTGATCAGCCTCGGGTTCCGCATCGCCTTCGATGCGATGAGCGCCGTGACCGGCCCCTATGCCAAGGAAATCTTCGAAAACCGTCTCGGCGCACCGCTCGGCTCGGTGCGCAATTTCATGCCGCTGCCGGATTTCGGCGGACATCATCCGGATCCGAACCCTGTCCACTGCAAGGAACTCTATGACGAGATGATGGGCGCCGACGCGCCCGATTTCGGCGCAGCTTCGGACGGCGACGGCGACCGCAACCTGATCATCGGCCGCGGCATCTTCGTCACTCCTTCAGACAGTCTGGCGATCCTGGCTGCCAACGCCAATCTCGCGCCAGGATATTCCGGCGGCCTGGCAGGCATCGCACGCTCCATGCCGACCAGCGGCGCTGCCGACCGCGTCGCCGAAAAACGTGGCATCGGGATGTACGAAACGCCGACCGGCTGGAAATTCTTCGGCAATCTGCTCGATGCCGGAATGGCAACCATCTGCGGCGAGGAGAGCGCCGGAACCGGCTCAAGCCACGTCCGCGAGAAGGACGGCCTCTGGGCCGTACTCCTCTGGCTGAACATCCTTGCCGTGCGCGGTGAAAGCGTTCAGGACGTCGTGACCCAGCATTGGCAGACCTATGGCCGCAACTACTATTCCCGCCATGACTACGAAGGCGTGGATACAGAGGCTGCAAACGGTCTGATCGATAATTTGCGCAGCCAGCTTGCAGACCTGCCGGGCAAGACCTTCGGCGGCTTGACGGTCGAAAAGGCAGACGACTTCGCCTACCACGATCCGGTCGACAAGTCGGTCAGCGAGCATCAGGGGATTCGCATTCTTTTTTCAGGCGGCTCGCGTGTCGTGTTCCGCCTTTCGGGCACCGGTACGTCCGGTGCGACGCTGCGTGTTTACCTGGAGCGTTACGAGCCAGATTCGACCCGGCACAACATCGAGACGCAGGAGGCGCTGGCCGACCTGGTCGCCGCCGCCGAAAGTGTCGCGGACATCGCCAAGCGCACGGGCCGTGATGAACCTTCGGTCATCACCTGA
- a CDS encoding MaoC family dehydratase yields the protein MVREISLAEVRGLIGTKTGLSDWILVDQAMIDAFAHATNDHQFIHTDPTRAATESSFGGTIAHGFLTLSLLSAMNYDALPKIREQTMGINYGFDKVRFMAPVKSGTRVRGHFVLADARFRGASMLMTTYEVSIEIENEKKPALTANWITIIQFDPKDRPEET from the coding sequence ATGGTCAGGGAAATTTCGCTCGCGGAAGTGCGCGGGCTCATTGGCACGAAAACAGGGCTTTCAGATTGGATTCTTGTCGATCAGGCGATGATCGACGCTTTTGCGCACGCCACCAACGACCATCAGTTCATCCATACCGATCCGACCCGCGCGGCAACCGAAAGCTCCTTCGGCGGCACGATCGCCCATGGCTTCCTGACGCTCTCCCTGCTTTCGGCTATGAATTACGATGCGTTGCCGAAAATCCGCGAGCAGACGATGGGTATCAACTATGGATTCGACAAGGTGCGCTTCATGGCACCGGTCAAATCAGGCACCCGCGTCCGCGGCCATTTCGTCCTCGCCGATGCACGCTTCCGCGGCGCCAGTATGCTGATGACCACATATGAAGTATCCATCGAGATCGAGAACGAGAAGAAACCCGCACTTACTGCGAACTGGATCACCATCATCCAGTTCGACCCGAAGGACCGGCCGGAGGAAACCTGA
- a CDS encoding sarcosine oxidase subunit alpha, producing MSGANRIPGKGRLTPARTARFTFDGKSYTALEGDTVASALIANGVHLVGRSFKYHRPRGILSAGAEEPNALIDVARDFARKQPNVRATVQEVFDGMTVKSQNRFPSLAFDVGGISDLLSPFFAAGFYYKTFMWPKAAWKHVYEPLIRRSAGLGVAPTEGDPDHYASRFAHCDVLVAGAGVAGLSAALAAAEAGARVIICDEQAECGGALRFDCGVKIDGIEGYVWAQQTAAKLKAMDNVQVLTRTTAFGYYNHNFIALAERVTDHIAKPGRDLPRERLWQVRAKRVILASGAIERHMVFPNNDRPGIMLASAARMYLNHYGVAVGAKVGVYTAHDSAYEAAFDLKRAGVAIAAIVDCRQTPGAAVLAQARSLGIEVLAGQSVIQTSGKLRVSSMTVARNGAGSPRKIAIDSLLVSAGWTPSVHLFSQSRGKVKFEPESQRFLPGTYAQDCLSVGACNGTDGLQQTIEESLAAGELMAQAVGKSGGGKISISAEQPYDWTGGMIGAAEGAGPKTSAKAFIDFQHDVCAKDIRLAVREGMHSIEHIKRFTTNGMASDQGKLSNMHGLAIAAEMLGKEIPQVGLTTFRAPYTPVTYGTLISHSRGELFDPARKTPMHQWEEAHGAVFEDVGNWKRAWFYPRAGETMHQSVARECKTARDVAGVFDASTLGKIEVVGPDAAEFMNLMYTNAWDTLKPGKCRYGIMTREDGFVYDDGVVGRLSEDRFHVTTTTGGAPRVLHHMEDYLQTEFPHLNVWLTSVTEQWAVIAVQGPKAREIVAPLVEGLDISNEAFAHMSVGECKVCGVPARLFRVSFTGEVGFEINVPADFGQSVLEAVWANAEPLGACVYGTETMHVLRAEKGYIIVGQDTDGTVTPDDAGLAWAVSKKKTDFVGIRGLKRPDLVREGRKQLVGLVTKDEKLVLEEGAQIVASPNEPKPMTMLGHVTSSYWSENLGKSIAFALVAGGRARIGETLYVPMPDKTIAVEVTDMVFFDKEGGRING from the coding sequence ATGAGCGGCGCGAACCGAATTCCAGGCAAGGGACGCCTGACGCCGGCGAGAACCGCACGCTTCACTTTCGACGGCAAGAGCTATACCGCGCTCGAAGGCGACACCGTCGCTTCGGCCCTGATTGCCAACGGAGTGCATCTCGTCGGCCGCTCCTTCAAGTACCATCGGCCGCGCGGCATCCTTTCAGCCGGCGCGGAAGAGCCGAATGCGCTGATCGACGTTGCCCGCGACTTTGCGCGAAAGCAGCCGAACGTGCGCGCCACGGTTCAGGAAGTCTTCGACGGCATGACCGTCAAGTCGCAGAACCGCTTCCCGTCGCTTGCGTTTGACGTCGGTGGCATCAGCGATCTGCTTTCGCCGTTCTTTGCGGCTGGATTCTACTACAAGACCTTCATGTGGCCGAAGGCAGCCTGGAAACATGTCTATGAGCCACTCATCCGACGTTCCGCCGGTCTCGGCGTCGCGCCGACGGAAGGCGATCCTGATCACTACGCAAGCCGCTTTGCGCATTGCGACGTGCTCGTTGCCGGCGCGGGCGTTGCCGGTCTCTCCGCTGCCCTTGCCGCGGCCGAAGCGGGCGCCCGCGTCATCATCTGCGACGAACAGGCCGAATGCGGCGGTGCATTGCGTTTCGACTGTGGCGTGAAGATCGACGGCATCGAAGGCTACGTCTGGGCGCAGCAGACGGCTGCCAAGCTGAAGGCGATGGACAACGTGCAGGTTCTGACCCGCACCACGGCCTTCGGCTACTACAACCATAATTTCATCGCTCTTGCCGAGCGCGTGACCGATCATATCGCCAAGCCAGGCCGTGACCTGCCACGCGAGCGTCTCTGGCAGGTCCGCGCCAAGCGGGTGATCCTCGCCAGCGGCGCAATCGAGCGGCACATGGTATTCCCAAACAACGACCGTCCGGGCATCATGCTGGCGTCTGCCGCGCGCATGTACCTCAACCATTACGGCGTCGCCGTCGGAGCCAAGGTTGGTGTCTACACTGCCCATGACTCGGCCTATGAAGCCGCTTTCGACCTGAAGCGTGCCGGCGTGGCAATCGCTGCCATCGTCGATTGCCGCCAGACGCCGGGAGCTGCAGTTCTTGCCCAAGCGCGGTCGCTCGGCATCGAGGTGCTGGCCGGACAATCGGTCATCCAAACCTCGGGCAAGCTCCGCGTCTCATCGATGACCGTTGCCCGCAACGGCGCAGGCTCGCCGCGCAAGATTGCGATCGACTCATTGCTGGTTTCGGCCGGCTGGACGCCGTCGGTGCACCTTTTCTCGCAGTCGCGCGGCAAGGTGAAGTTCGAGCCGGAAAGCCAGCGCTTCCTGCCCGGGACCTATGCACAGGACTGCCTTTCGGTCGGTGCCTGCAACGGCACGGACGGCCTGCAACAGACGATCGAAGAGTCTCTTGCGGCCGGCGAGCTGATGGCGCAAGCCGTCGGAAAATCAGGCGGTGGCAAGATCAGCATCTCGGCCGAGCAGCCCTATGACTGGACCGGAGGCATGATCGGAGCTGCCGAAGGTGCAGGCCCCAAGACGAGCGCCAAGGCCTTCATCGACTTCCAGCACGATGTCTGCGCCAAGGACATCCGCCTTGCGGTGCGCGAAGGCATGCACTCGATCGAGCACATCAAGCGCTTCACGACCAACGGCATGGCCTCCGACCAAGGCAAGCTCTCCAACATGCACGGTCTGGCGATCGCCGCCGAAATGCTCGGCAAGGAAATCCCGCAGGTAGGCCTCACGACCTTCCGTGCGCCCTATACACCGGTCACATATGGCACGCTGATCAGCCATTCGCGCGGCGAGCTCTTCGATCCGGCGCGCAAGACGCCGATGCATCAGTGGGAAGAGGCGCACGGCGCTGTTTTCGAAGACGTCGGCAACTGGAAGCGTGCCTGGTTCTATCCGCGCGCCGGCGAGACCATGCATCAGTCGGTTGCCCGCGAATGCAAAACGGCTCGCGACGTCGCAGGCGTTTTTGATGCCTCGACGCTCGGCAAGATCGAAGTCGTCGGCCCGGATGCGGCCGAATTCATGAACCTGATGTACACCAATGCCTGGGACACGCTGAAACCGGGAAAATGCCGCTATGGCATCATGACCCGCGAAGACGGCTTCGTGTACGACGACGGCGTTGTCGGGCGCCTGAGCGAGGACCGTTTCCATGTCACGACGACGACAGGCGGGGCGCCGCGCGTCCTTCATCACATGGAAGACTATCTGCAGACGGAGTTCCCGCACCTGAACGTGTGGCTGACCTCCGTTACCGAGCAATGGGCTGTGATTGCCGTGCAGGGTCCGAAGGCGCGCGAGATCGTCGCGCCGCTCGTTGAGGGGCTCGATATTTCCAACGAGGCCTTCGCGCATATGAGCGTTGGCGAGTGCAAGGTCTGCGGCGTGCCTGCGCGCCTCTTCAGGGTGTCGTTCACCGGCGAAGTCGGGTTCGAAATCAATGTTCCGGCCGATTTCGGCCAATCGGTGCTTGAAGCTGTCTGGGCGAATGCCGAGCCGCTCGGCGCCTGCGTCTACGGCACAGAGACGATGCACGTTCTTCGCGCCGAAAAGGGCTATATCATCGTCGGACAGGATACGGACGGCACGGTTACGCCGGATGACGCAGGTCTTGCCTGGGCCGTTTCCAAGAAGAAGACGGATTTTGTCGGCATTCGCGGGCTGAAGCGTCCCGATCTCGTCAGGGAAGGCCGCAAGCAGCTTGTCGGTCTTGTCACGAAGGATGAAAAGCTGGTGCTCGAAGAGGGCGCACAGATCGTCGCCAGTCCGAACGAGCCGAAGCCCATGACCATGCTTGGTCATGTGACCTCGTCTTACTGGTCGGAAAACCTCGGCAAGTCGATCGCCTTCGCGCTGGTCGCCGGCGGCAGGGCGCGCATCGGCGAGACCCTCTATGTGCCGATGCCGGACAAGACCATTGCCGTCGAAGTGACGGACATGGTGTTCTTTGACAAGGAAGGAGGCCGGATCAATGGTTGA
- a CDS encoding sarcosine oxidase subunit beta family protein has protein sequence MRKYSVFAVAREALRGHKGWERQWTSPEPRAQYDVIIIGGGGHGLGAAYYLAKEHGITNVAVLEKGWLGGGNTGRNTTIIRSNYLYEESMHIYEHSMKLWENLSQDLNYNVMYSPRGVMMLSHNIHDQQSFKRHIHANRLYGIDNEWLTPEQAKAYCPPLDISATARYPINGAALQRRGGTARHDAVAWGYARAASDRGVHIIQNCEVTGIRRGPDGRVVGVETNRGFIGAKKVGVSAAGHSTTVMKMADVRVPLQSSPLQALVSEPLKPIFPCVVMSNTVHAYISQSDKGELVIGAGTDQYNSYSQTGGLQIITHTLDAICELFPMFRRVKMMRSWGGIVDNTPDRSAIQSKTPVPGLYVNCGWGTGGFKATPGSANLFAYLIARDEPHKFNAGLTLERFRTGRLIDEAAAAAVAH, from the coding sequence ATGCGGAAATACTCGGTTTTTGCCGTGGCACGGGAAGCGCTCAGAGGCCACAAGGGCTGGGAGAGGCAGTGGACTTCGCCGGAGCCGCGTGCGCAATACGACGTCATTATTATCGGCGGCGGCGGGCATGGTCTGGGAGCAGCCTACTACCTTGCCAAGGAGCACGGCATTACCAACGTGGCGGTGTTGGAAAAAGGTTGGCTCGGCGGTGGCAACACCGGCCGTAACACCACCATCATCCGCTCCAACTATCTCTATGAAGAGAGCATGCACATCTACGAGCATTCGATGAAGCTTTGGGAGAACCTGTCGCAGGATCTCAACTACAATGTGATGTATTCGCCGCGCGGCGTGATGATGCTCTCGCACAACATCCACGATCAGCAGTCCTTCAAGCGGCATATCCATGCCAACCGCCTCTATGGCATCGATAACGAATGGCTGACGCCGGAGCAGGCGAAGGCCTATTGCCCTCCGCTTGATATTTCGGCAACGGCGCGTTACCCGATCAACGGCGCCGCCTTGCAGCGTCGCGGCGGTACGGCGCGCCATGATGCCGTCGCCTGGGGTTATGCCCGTGCAGCGTCGGATCGCGGCGTGCACATCATCCAGAATTGCGAAGTCACCGGCATCCGCCGCGGACCGGACGGGCGGGTGGTCGGCGTCGAAACCAATCGCGGCTTCATCGGCGCGAAGAAGGTCGGCGTCTCCGCGGCCGGCCACTCGACGACCGTAATGAAAATGGCCGACGTGCGCGTGCCGCTGCAATCGAGCCCGCTGCAGGCGCTGGTTTCCGAACCACTGAAGCCGATCTTTCCCTGTGTCGTCATGTCGAACACGGTGCATGCCTATATCTCGCAGTCCGACAAGGGCGAGCTCGTCATCGGCGCTGGCACGGACCAGTACAATTCCTATTCGCAGACAGGCGGCTTGCAGATCATCACACACACGCTTGATGCGATTTGCGAGCTCTTCCCGATGTTCCGCCGCGTGAAAATGATGCGCTCCTGGGGCGGCATCGTCGACAATACGCCGGACCGTTCGGCGATCCAGTCGAAGACGCCGGTTCCAGGACTCTATGTCAACTGCGGCTGGGGAACCGGCGGCTTCAAGGCGACGCCGGGTTCGGCAAATCTCTTTGCGTACCTGATCGCCCGCGACGAGCCGCACAAGTTCAATGCCGGGTTGACCCTGGAGCGCTTCCGCACCGGACGGCTCATCGACGAAGCGGCGGCCGCCGCCGTCGCGCACTGA
- a CDS encoding sarcosine oxidase subunit delta has product MLLIYCPYCQEERSELEFRGAGDAHIARPQQIASISDEEFETYFFLRDNPKGLIFERWRHIHGCGRFFNAARDTISDKFIMTYKAGEPRPEIGAASVPHAPVETYEATEGEAK; this is encoded by the coding sequence ATGCTACTGATCTACTGCCCATACTGTCAGGAAGAGCGCTCCGAGCTCGAATTCCGTGGCGCTGGCGACGCGCATATTGCGCGGCCCCAACAAATCGCTTCGATCTCCGACGAGGAATTCGAGACATATTTCTTCCTGCGCGACAACCCGAAGGGTCTGATCTTCGAACGCTGGCGGCACATCCACGGCTGCGGCCGTTTCTTCAATGCGGCCCGCGACACCATCAGCGACAAATTCATCATGACCTACAAGGCAGGCGAGCCCAGGCCTGAAATTGGCGCTGCCAGCGTTCCGCACGCTCCCGTCGAAACCTATGAAGCGACGGAAGGAGAGGCGAAATGA
- a CDS encoding FecR family protein produces MSYLRLATATVLSAVLFSSMPAFAAEQVGQAVHIKTEVTGQTGPLTVNSAVHRDERIRTSRSGLGQFLFRDGTKLAVGWGSSVVIDKYIFDDSQSVKRLSIRAAKGTFRWISGSSKSSAYQILTPAGTIGVRGTAFDFYVGPDGTTAVVMLNGAAQFCGPGGCRQLTRRCDCVVATPNGDMTDVARVNQGVLRRLGTPRALPFLSGSQSLSGMMGGGCGLSAALQRPDAPLRQAPSAPPRAPKPEPEPEKPREPRKPHPEKPHHPDKPHHPDKPSHPDKPHHPDKPNHPDKPSHPDKPSHPDKPSHPDGPRGSHDHYRGDHDKRGDKVDNHHGRNRDKGRGDRSRHR; encoded by the coding sequence ATGTCGTATCTGCGTCTTGCCACAGCCACCGTGCTCAGCGCGGTGCTTTTTAGCTCCATGCCGGCCTTCGCAGCTGAGCAGGTTGGCCAGGCGGTCCACATCAAGACGGAAGTAACCGGTCAAACGGGACCGCTGACCGTAAATTCAGCAGTCCACCGCGACGAGCGCATTCGTACATCGCGATCCGGCCTCGGCCAGTTTCTTTTCCGTGACGGCACCAAGCTTGCGGTTGGCTGGGGTTCATCTGTCGTCATCGACAAATACATCTTCGACGACTCGCAATCGGTGAAAAGGCTGAGCATCCGCGCAGCGAAGGGAACTTTTCGCTGGATCAGCGGCAGTTCGAAATCGTCCGCCTACCAGATCCTGACTCCTGCGGGCACGATCGGGGTGCGTGGCACCGCCTTCGATTTCTATGTCGGCCCGGATGGAACGACGGCCGTCGTCATGCTGAATGGCGCCGCCCAGTTTTGCGGCCCGGGCGGCTGCCGGCAACTGACACGTCGTTGCGATTGTGTCGTTGCGACACCCAACGGCGACATGACGGATGTGGCGCGCGTAAACCAGGGCGTCCTTCGAAGACTGGGGACGCCACGCGCCCTCCCGTTCCTTTCCGGCAGTCAGTCGCTTTCCGGCATGATGGGCGGCGGTTGCGGATTGTCGGCGGCACTGCAGCGGCCAGACGCGCCCCTGCGACAGGCACCGAGCGCTCCGCCTCGAGCACCGAAACCGGAACCAGAGCCCGAAAAGCCCCGCGAACCCCGCAAGCCCCACCCGGAGAAGCCGCATCATCCGGACAAGCCGCACCATCCGGACAAGCCGAGCCATCCGGACAAGCCGCACCATCCGGACAAGCCGAACCACCCGGACAAGCCGAGCCACCCGGACAAGCCGAGCCACCCGGACAAGCCGAGCCATCCTGATGGACCGCGTGGATCACATGATCATTACCGTGGAGATCATGACAAACGTGGCGACAAGGTCGACAATCATCATGGCAGGAACCGCGACAAGGGTCGCGGCGACCGGAGCCGCCATCGCTGA
- a CDS encoding sarcosine oxidase subunit gamma encodes MVDVAIRKFALSGNHAGSATVRLTPAPAASRVALRAPAGSLKALSSALGVKVPDAPKTSGRQGGRSVLWLGPDEWLVLDEDGADLMAMCSGVSLLHSATDVSHRNVGIIVSGPGAEATLSAGCPQDLSIGTFPVGACSRTLFGKAEVVIFRTEDDTFRIECWRSFSDYVFGLLAEAAVDAGH; translated from the coding sequence ATGGTTGATGTGGCAATTCGCAAATTCGCTCTTTCCGGCAACCACGCCGGATCTGCCACTGTGCGACTGACACCTGCGCCTGCGGCGAGCCGGGTGGCGCTGCGGGCGCCTGCAGGTTCGCTCAAGGCTCTTTCATCGGCTCTCGGCGTCAAGGTCCCGGATGCGCCGAAGACGTCGGGCCGCCAGGGCGGACGCTCGGTGCTCTGGCTCGGCCCCGACGAATGGCTGGTGCTCGATGAAGACGGCGCAGATTTGATGGCCATGTGCTCAGGTGTCAGCCTCCTTCATTCGGCAACAGACGTCTCCCATCGCAATGTCGGCATCATCGTCTCCGGCCCCGGCGCCGAAGCCACGCTTTCGGCAGGCTGCCCGCAGGACCTGTCGATCGGCACATTTCCGGTCGGCGCCTGCTCGCGCACGCTGTTCGGCAAGGCGGAAGTCGTGATCTTCCGCACCGAGGACGATACGTTCCGGATAGAATGCTGGCGGTCGTTTTCCGATTATGTCTTCGGTCTGCTGGCCGAGGCGGCAGTCGACGCGGGGCACTGA